A single region of the Mugil cephalus isolate CIBA_MC_2020 chromosome 4, CIBA_Mcephalus_1.1, whole genome shotgun sequence genome encodes:
- the fbxo2 gene encoding F-box only protein 2, whose product MARNLLKNPSGEEQLEFWELTENGGSQWKVEDMSGDCGYDFCSDGVTKYFATSFELCLKRQVIDLLAEGFSSEQLDSQPVVTVEDWYSGRTDCGCTYQINVCLLDEDHEPLDEFKPECVTLDPDCDDCSWKQVSHTFSGYGPGLRFIYFEHGGKDTKWWDGWFGVRVTGSSVTIEV is encoded by the exons ATGGCCAGAAACTTACTGAAGAACCCCAGTGGGGAAG AGCAGCTGGAGTTCTGGGAGCTGACGGAAAATGGTGGGAGTCAGTGGAAGGTGGAGGACATGTCGGGAGACTGCGGTTATGACTTCTGCAGCGACGGAGTGACTAAATACTTTGCAACTTCCTTTGA GCTGTGTCTGAAGAGACAAGTGATCGACCTGCTGGCCGAGGGATTCTCGTCTGAACAGCTGGACTCTCAGCCCGTCGTCACAGTGGAGGACTG GTACAGTGGGAGGACGGACTGTGGCTGCACCTACCAGATCAACGTGTGTCTGCTGGACGAGGACCACGAGCCCTTAGACGAGTTCAAACCGGAGTGTGTGACGCTGGACCCAGACTGTGACGACTGCTCGTGGAAACAG GTCAGCCACACATTTAGTGGCTACGGCCCTGGACTGCGTTTCATCTACTTTGAACACGGAGGGAAAGACACCAAGTGGTGGGACGGCTGGTTTGGAGTCCGGGTCACTGGGAGCTCTGTTACCATCGAGGTctga